From the genome of Labeo rohita strain BAU-BD-2019 chromosome 12, IGBB_LRoh.1.0, whole genome shotgun sequence:
CAATGAACAAAGTTAATGTGCAATAATGTTGTAACACGTTATAAAAAGAAACACACTAAGTCAGGTCACATGTGAGGCTAGTTTGCCAttaattggttaaaaaaaaaaaaaaaaaaaaaaaaaaaaaaaaaaagccaacaTAAAACAGGCTTTCTGCATTAAACTTTTCCTCaagcattatatttttttaaaaaaacaaatcctttttttttttttttgtaaaactaaCCATCAAGTATAATACATACAGACTATTTCAGGACATTTAATAGTCATCAGAATCTGAATCGAGAGCGTAGGTCACAGGTTTGGTGGTACGTGCAGCTCGGCTTCTTGGAGCTGCGGATGTCACTACCTTTTCTTCCACCTGAAAGCTGTCGTCATCATCCCAGCTCTTTGCTTTCTGAAATTAGGAATGAAATCAGGATTGAACTCCCAAGCTTTTTAATAAACCTACCATAGCTataacttacaaaaaaaaaaaaaaaaaaaaaaaaaaaaaaaaaaaaaaaaaaaaaaaaaaagagcatttgTTTGGTAGGTTCTCTGTATgcaataaagaaattattttatgtaagatgtttttttttttttttttttttttttttacaaaaatgcttgACAATGGTAGATTCATTATCATTCCTACAACAAGACGATAATGACAATCACTTATTAACAAGGATGCAAACTCATGGACGAAAGAGGTGACAAACCCCCCACAAGAAAAGGGAagggagaaaagaaaaaaaaaaaaaaaaaaaaaaaaaaaaaaaaacacacaacacaagGTGCATGTATTGTAATCACTGAACACAGGAAGCCTAATTTGCATTGAACAATTATTTGTAAAGCACAGTTTAATACTACATACTTGcaattgtattcatttataagtatctatatcaatatttaaatgtttaattcagGAGTTGAACATCAGCATATTTATGTCTATGAATTATGAGATTTGGTATTGACTAGTgcaatgttgatgtcattaaaacacTAATTTTGCTCAACAGTAAAGTGCCATTATACCTTTCCAGCAGTGCTTTTGCCCTTGAGGCGAGCCATAAGATTGCCACTCTCAGAATCTGAGCTGTCTGATTGGTCACTGCTTAGAGCGGTCTTCCTCTTCTTGGCTGGTTTCTTCTCAGCTGGTTTCTTCTCTACAGCAGGAGCTGCATCATCGGAGTCAGAAGACAGCTTGACAGCGGTAGGCTTCTTGGTGGCTTTGGGTTTTTTAGGACTTTTCTTGGAGAGCACATCAAGGATTGAGGGCTGTGTTGCATCTAGAATGACAAAACCATTAATTaagaaaaactataataatattcagTATGAAACAGTGCAGGCATTCATTACTAAAGCATTGGCCCTatgaaatctattttattttctcccaaattacattttatttttttcccgttttaatttttctcaactcctttttaatggtaaataaaattttattaatcaaagagcacgtctaaataaatcatgaaacttacacaatttcatgaaatgtttcattttttctcaccatgtttTCTGTCATCAAATTCTATTACAGCATGTCTAATTTTTtgaatgcataatttattcaaatttattcttaaaatagccttataaaagttttttttaccctcagaaattctgcgttgtgtgtgtatttaaaatgttctggttatcaaatgaaggcataaaacatttaatttatcttttaattactgaaaattaagcaaacttttttttttttgtgcaaacaaaggggaatttactattaaaattaacacGAAAGAAaggttgtgtgattataccctaaaaaaatattgtttgtttcattttagtagtagtagtagaataTTTCTGATACAATGTCTTTACGTTAAacctgacttttattttgacgggttgcagTGGCTACCTTTACATTTGTGTGTATGACATGTTGCTACTTttccaaaaatggaaatgtcaaatgctgaaatcaccATGAGAGTCACGcgtgcttcagtgtgtgtagtaaacaaaaccgcttgtctgctccattcattaaaacagagacaagcagaacatgcaggattcacattgtatttttgcggcgtaatatttacagatactagtccatattgcggtttgatttaagtgtaatgatctacttttgattcattcattcaaactttgacaaatttgTGACATTCCACATTATTCAGttaattccgtttttatgactagATTTCGTGATTCCGTCTGCATTTTTTCACATCGCAAAAATCTTAGGGCCCAATAAAACCAATAATTTACACAAGTATATAGGTGCTTTACTTTATTTAGAAAGTTTGGAAGAAccacctttaacatccatggaattttccattgcaaaaaaaaaaaaaaaaaaaaaaaaaaatcttgtagtggaaaaacattttttagatttttaaattgctCCTCACACCATCACTATCCTTTTAGAACTTAGTGTGACTTCAATAAAATTCCTCCATTCTCTGAAAAGGTAGCAATATTCATATACCTGTGGCTTTTTTCTTCGAAGCAGCACTTGTCTTCTTTGCGGCAGGTTTCTTGGTGGCTCCTTCAGCGGTTTTCTTCACAGGTTTAGGTGCCGGCTCTTGGCTGGTCTCAGAAAGAGCTAGTTTAACAAGCAGAGTGAACAAGTAAACCAGCTGCCAGGTGATCACGTTACAGCCAAAACTAAAGAAATGGTCTGTGACGGGCAGAGAGTTGTGTGGTACTTACAGTCAGACTTGCTGCTGGCTTCGTGTTTCTCTACTTTCGGTTTGCTGGCTTTTGCTGGTGCTTTTTTCCTAAAAGAatcaagaaaataattttatagaatAATATACATAGCCATAATAGAAAACAGGTGAGCTCAACAAGGCAAAAAAGTAGAACTGGTGCCAGTCTTACACAACAGGAGCAGGAGGAGGGGAATCCATGTCACTATCAGGTGCACCGCTGGGTTCTGGGTTGAAGGACTCATCATCCTCAATGACAGCACGCTTCGGTTTAGTGCTCTTCGTCCAGTCATCAAACTCATCTTCACTGCTTGACAGACTGTACTTCTTTTCAGCCGCAGCTGCAAAGACACAAAACCcattagttttttaatgttttctaatttacGTTCAAGGATCCCACACTTTTGTCAAATGGATTTCCATGATTTGCAGTCTCTACTTGATGTAGCTGCTCAAACTTGTATGGCTAAAACATAAGATTAAATTGCAAGAGCTTGTAACATAACTCAGTGAGAGTCATATAACATAGTCTAAGATACAGTAATAAAATCTTAGTAATAAAAATGGAGCTAATCAGTTTTACAGTTCACCTTGTTCCATTACATcataaacagttttaaacataGTAAACATGTATGAAGATTCTCACCTTTGcgccctctcttctctcttggAGCAACTTCCTCAGGGACGAACTCCATGTCAGACTCAGACTCTTCTCCCTCAGAAGACCAGGGGTTCTTCTTCTGGACCGGTTTAAAGGACAGGGTGGTCTGCTTTCCTGACTTTGAGCCTGACACACAAGTTACTTTACGATCAGAATTTCATGATACTGTATGCATGCCCCTGATAGGTCCTATCAAAATTGCACTTTACAGGCCTACAATGGACTCTGAAATGGTTAACCAACAGTATATTCTTAAAAACTACAGTCAAGTATAATGGGAGCCATTCTCACCAGAGCCTACATCATTTGTTGAAACACTACTCTCTAATGAAAGCAGTTATGACAGTACatagaagctagagattatggcttataaaattttacatattgatatttttcttcCACTAACCATTTTCATACAGTACATGCCTGTCTTACTTTTGACTTTGGCTGGCTCTTTCTTGACCTTCTTAGTGAGTCTTGCAGCCAGTCCCATCTCAGAGCCATCAGCTGCTGCGTCTGCCTCATCATCAAACTCCATCTTCATCACCACACCAGCCTctttctaaaaatacaaaagcattCCCTCAGGATCAGCTAAACTTATAAAATCTCCGGCTATGAAAACAGATTGATTTTGCTGCTGTAAAGGACAACTAAACAAACAACTGGGTCAAAAATCACTGTAGGGTGCCTTTTGGTGTCCTATACATAACTCATTTGCCAtgattaattaacaaaaatgactatGAAAGGGTGTGTTATATTAGGCTAAGTTTTTATATTCGTAAAAGCATTACTGTGCTctttagatacattttctagattttttttttctagaagtTTTGTGTAAGAGTATGCATGCTGGGAAATAAACAAATgggaaataaaaccaaaatatttgAGTATTGTGAGGGTTGAAAGGCACTCTATGGTGATACTGACCCAGCTAATGAAAAATCCGCTTGAGTACAGTGACTTGCATATGCGCCGTTTACACATGCATGCAAACTTCATTCCACACTCGCATACCTTCCCAGCTTTGCCTCGTTTGGCTCCCTCCTTCTTAACAGCCTGGACCTTCATGGTGCTGGTGATGCGGGGGATGACACGGCGGCCCTGTGGGGTAGGCATGGTCTCGTTCTTCACCTTCACCACCTTTGATTTGCCTACTTTACCTTTCACCACAGGCATTGCATTCTGTGACTCCAACTCTTTCTGCTCCAAACGCTATATGCAAACACAGAAAACCATTAAACAACTTTAACATTTTggtgtgattttaaaaatgttagtttaaaaaaaaaaaaaaaaaaaacaggcagagtttattaaaatgaatgaaattgtTATTTCTTCATACAAAGTTACTGTAGTACAAGATGTTTGGTATATAAGCTTCcaccaaacacaaaaaaaaaaaaaaaaaaaaaaaaaaaaaaaaaaaaacagtaattacaACGCGCATCTTGTTTACCTCCAGCTCTTCAGTAAAGGCTGCCAGATCCTCTTTCCACAGATCAGCAGGCGCTTTCATCTTGAGTGTGTTCAACTCTGTCAACTGCAGAACAAAAGCATCAGAACCTTTGTAATCTCCACTGCTGTACTAAATCACCAGCTGTGTTTCCATCCATCACAGACTTCTAGTCACCTTAGCATCTCTTTGTTTGCACAgctcttctttcttttctttggtCAGGAACCACATGGGCATGCTGAGCAGATAGTTATAATCGGGGCCAGATGTCTCCTCTTTTTCCTTGTCCTCGTCATCCTCCCCAGAATCCTCCTCTGCATCCTGCCAaacacacaatgaaaatgatgcTGATGCAGGTAACAGGTCAAAGAAACCAAAagcatttaatttaacaaatgtgTAGGGCGTACCTTCTCCTGAGCATCTTTCCATGCCTTAACAGGGTCCGAGTCATAGCCCATCTGCTGAAGCATACGGATCAGCTCCttcttaggtttattttctaaaaataaagagAAGGAGCTTTATATTCAAAAACCTAAAGATAGTTACCTTGGAATCTGTATTTACTTGAACACCTAGTAATGCACAAATTATATAGTACCATATACAGTGATTCCCATTAATTACCTAGACTGTAGTACCCAGCCAGAGGTTCAAAATGAACCGAAAATAGATTTAAACCTCATAACAAAAGACATTGTGTTCGGTCCCATTGTTTTTTCAaagcattaaataaacaaattattaagtCATAAGAGGCTACTATTAAATCAAGTATATACACTGAGCTGAAGACAGACGTaaaagtagggctgggcgatatgacAATATTgaaaacttgatttttttccAGAACGTTTTACtgatcctcttttttttttttcctttttttctttaaagatttTGAATTAGCCAACTTAGTCAACTACAACATGATTAAATTTAaacctttttcttttattaaccctctagttaaagaaaattctattccaagcgcactgcacattgttaaatatctttgcagaaaagatgcatgaactacatcTAGTACAAACTTGTCTTTTACATAATGTGTTAAGAAAGGAGGAAAATGCTTTAGAAAAATCGTAtgtcaaggtaattcaaattcaaagttACTGAAGGTATAACaaccagtagactattattatctgtaaatatgtaaaaacagtGAACAAAAGCTTTCAGTCTGTCATCATGatacaaacattaaataaataaatagataaatagatatatagatatatatatatatatatatatatatatatatatatatatatatatagatatatagatatatagatatatatatatatatatatatatatatatatatatatatatatatatatatatatatattggacagtgaaactgaaacacctgggtttagaccacaattagtatgccgtttggcctccttttgcagccaatacagcattatttcatcttgggaatgacaaatacaagtcctgcacagtagccagaaggattttgagccattcctttcgcagaacagtggccaggtcgctatgtgatgttggtgtatgaaaacatttcctgactcgctcctccaaaacaccccaaagtggctcaataatattcagatctggtgactgtgcaggccatgggagatgtttaactttactttcatgttcatcaaatcactcgtcaccagtcttgctgtgtgtattggtgcattatcatcctaatgcacggcaccaccttcagggtacaatgtttgagctattgggtgcacagtcaaccttcacactctgctcttattggtggaatgtgcgatcagtaaagactggccaccaggctgcataaatatagccatgaaacctccaacactatattggccagtgtttcagtttcattgtccaacccctgtatatatgtatatgtatatgtatatgtatatatatatatatatatatatatatatatatatatatatatatatatatatatatatatatatatatatagagagagagagagagagagagagagagagagagagagagagagagagagagagagagagagatcgaTCATCTTTTGACCATATTGCACAGCCATATGTGAAATCAAAGGCAAAGAGGGAAAACAAAGCATGTCTCACCAATGACAAGTATGCCCTGGATCTTCTCCAGAATGAATCGGGCCTGGTTGGAAAGTTTGGCACTTTCAGCTCCCAGCAAACCTAGCAGCCAATCTTTCCTGAGGACATAATACTTCATTCTGAGCTCAAAGAAATCCTTCAAGATGTTCTGAACAGACTCGTACTTCATCAGACTGCCCACGTGATCAAACAACACCTGCatcagaataaaaatgagatagacaattgaaaacaaatgacttctggattaagcaaaaaaaaaaaaaaaaaaaaaaaaaatttttttttttaggatacaTATTGTGATATGTGGTGTTCACCATGGAGTGACAGGTGAGCAGATTCTGTAGTTTGAAGACTTTGTGTAGTCCAGCTGCCTCAGCCTCTCTCAGGCGCTCCTCTGTCATCTTAATGACGAAACGCACTGTGGTGTCTGTATGATACTCCTTATAGTCGGTGATCAAAGGAGGAACCTTGTCCGTGCCGTTCAGCATCGGCTCCAACACATTCTCCTTATAAGCCTGAAagatagttttattaattttctaaagaaaatgcataattttctGCTCAATATTCTGTAtcacccagctctatatttcagAGGTAAAACACTgctagtgtgtatatatatatacacacacacacacacaccatgaaaCATCAGAATATATTGGTCTAATCACTGAAACTTAGCAGACATTGCTAAAAGGCTAAATTAGTTACactaatgcaaaaatgttaccAGTTTATTAGCTGAACCTGAACATTTTCATCTACTACTTGCCGCACACAAAatgggtatttaaaaaataaaacagttcacACACCTGTGTCCAGGTTTTGATTGGCAGCTCAGTGATCTCAATAGTGGTAGAGTCAATGATAGCAACCTCTCCATTATTCACATACTGATTCTTTGCCAGTTCGTCAATGGTGCCTTTGAAACCCTTATAGCTGGGCAGCTACACATAAATGGGTGGGgggagagaagaaaaaaaaaaaaaaaaaaaaaaaaaaagctgtataAACATCAACCCAACCAATTCTGGTTTAGAACAAtatacattatgaaaataactatGCATTTATGGTAAAtaagtttaaaacattaatatcttGGGAATACCATAGGAAGAGGATCTTCTCCATTGAGCATGCGGTGAATATTGTTGATGATCTCTCGCACGTCATAGTTGGGGATGCGGCTGGCCCATCCTGTGCCGATGCCCTCACCTCCATTAGCCAGCAGCAGAGGGATGATGGGTATGTACCACTCTGGCTCCACTCGCAAATTATCATCGTAGTTGTACTTCAACAGGTTATCGTCCACAGCAGGGAACAGCAGACGAGCAAGCGGACtgagaataattaaaaacaattttcttttAATCTACTAGTTATGCAATTTGTTAGCCAAACCCTTTAGTcttgtatgcatgtatgtgcaCCTGAGCATGGTAAAGATGTATCTGGGGCTGGCAGAGTCTTTGCCTCCATGCAGACGTGTGCCAAACTGGCCCAGAGGCTGAAGCAGGTTCAAATTATTACTGCCCACAAAGTTCTGAGCAAGACCCACAATGGTCATCATCAGGGAGACCTGAGgaatagaaaaacatttaaatagttgtatcatgTGAAAGCATATTATTAGTCACAACAGTCGTTTGATAGAGACATCTTAGCATAGTTATACTTCTGAATCTTCAGATTTTTAAAGGGCCAGTGTCTTactcaaaaacaaaagcaatgtGATATTCCATATACAGATCAAACAACAAATGAGGCAGCGTTTtccctgccattatattagggggggATGGCCCCCCAACGGCACCCCTCCACCCGCCTTGAAGGTcaagttaatttaattaaattttattttctatataacgCCAGATCACAACAGAAGTCATTTCAGGTTACCTTTCCAATAGAACAGATCTAGACTTTGTTCGTTtatttaagaaagaaagaaagaaaaaaaaaaaaaaaaaaccaaactaaatagccttatgttatttatcttatttacagtacgacatgtcatttctgtctctacgTGGTCACGCATCTACAATTTCTCCCCCGCGAAAACGCGGACAAGATCGCGGatccattcataaaaatgtaatttactctaTAGCGCAGAATGCCATGGAATTCgtcaatttttggatgaacagaTCAAAAGCATGTCTCTCACTTATTTTGAAtcgtgatatggactagtgtctgtgaatattacaacacaaaaagacggtttaaatatgaatcctgcatgttctgtttGCCTCTGGacgcagttttgtttacatgaTGTTTACAACAATGCGATGCCCACAGTGATTTTCAGCCTCTGCGTCTCACTATACAACGACATGAACACCGAAACttaatctccagagctgctgtgagagtcacgtgtgaattttaccatttcatctgagaaaactagcatcatatactacaattattattaaaacttttttttttttttttttttaaactgaatatacacacaatttttcatcaatgttttaattttgatagtAAACCACTGTTTgtttggcaaaaaaataaaagggtttaattttcatttcattaaatgaaatgtagggccctattgttcaGAATGTTGAATTTTAGATTTCTGGACTTATTtcttcactgaaaaaaatgtttttgttattacgCAGAGTAAAGTACCGGTAAGTATGAAGGGAAAACCCCCCCcaaacaaacagaaacctaGGGGAAACACTATGAGGTGAGTGAAACAATTCCACACCTCTCCATGGTGGTATGCCGACATCTCAGCCACTGATCCAGCCAATTGAGCTACTTTCACCTCCCTCTTATCATTTCTCTTGAAACAGCAGAAAAGCACTTTCCTTTGGCCTGGTTTTAGccctgaaacaaacaaacatacacatacatattacTTCTCTGCATCTTTGCGTCGGGCTGAACTTGCGATCACAATACAGAATTAATTTATGCtgactgtaaacatttttagtggGCTAGCCAAGGTGGATGCTGGGATTGCCTTGACCATGAATGACACATGAAATGCTACCaaagattttattaatataaataattgcattatttcaCAAACTAATTTGTGTTACCCTTTACAACTacccaaaataaaatcaacattgTAATGCTGGGGAAATTCAGGTTTCTCACCATCCACCAAGCAGGGGAGTGATCTCTCGTTGTCAGAGTTGGAGAACAGCACAAGCTCTTTATTGATAAAATCATGGTAGGTGAGGGACGTGGTTTGTTGTCCATACAAGTACTCCTGCAGAAAGCAAAAAAAGGTCATGCTTTCTAGTGGTGAAGgaacaacaacaagaacaaaaacaagaagttgttttttttatggcaCCTCAGGCAGATTGTGTTCTCTGCGCTGACGTCTGTTGATCATGAAGCTGGTCAGCCATTCCTTCCTCTCATCTACCATCTTCTTACTAAAGGCCTGCAGACAGACACAAAAAGGCATAAACATCACTACGAAACAAATTTTATATTCGCAAAGCTGCTCAATTGTGTCCACTACAAATTCAAACAGAGATTTGGTTACCAGGGTGATAGCTTCATCATCTGCAGGCCCAGAGTACT
Proteins encoded in this window:
- the top2a gene encoding DNA topoisomerase 2-alpha, whose translation is MAGTEGPLKSLFENKALSKPKKDEKRLSVERIYQKKTQLEHILLRPDTYIGSVEPVTQQMWVFDEDVGMNCRDVTFVPGLYKIFDEILVNAADNKQRDKTMNCIKVNIDSENNTISVWNNGKGIPVVEHKVEKVYVPALIFGQLLTSSNYDDDEKKVTGGRNGYGAKLCNIFSTKFTVETACRESKHCFKQTWFDNMGRAGDCKIKPFDGDDYTCITFQPDLAKFKMQALDKDTVALLTRRAYDIAGSTKGVRVFLNGKKLPVKDFRSYVDLYLKDKVDETGSPLKIVHEAVNERWEVCLTLSDKGFQQVSFVNSIATTKGGRHTDYVADQIVSKLIEVVKKKNKAGVAVKPFQVKNHMWLFVNCLIENPSFDSQTKENMTLQQKSFGSTCPLSEKFVKQANGCGIVESIMNWVKFKAQAQLNKKCSAVKHTKIKGVPKLDDANDAGGKNSAGCTLILTEGDSAKTLAVSGLGVVGRDRYGVFPLRGKMLNVREASHKQIMENAEINNIIKILGLQYKKNYSDPESLKSLRYGKLMIMTDQDQDGSHIKGLLINFIHHNWPSLLHHNFLEEFITPIIKASNKKQELSFYSIPEFNEWKEKQSNLKSWKIKYYKGLGTSTSKEAKEYFSDMTRHRIPFKYSGPADDEAITLAFSKKMVDERKEWLTSFMINRRQRREHNLPEEYLYGQQTTSLTYHDFINKELVLFSNSDNERSLPCLVDGLKPGQRKVLFCCFKRNDKREVKVAQLAGSVAEMSAYHHGEVSLMMTIVGLAQNFVGSNNLNLLQPLGQFGTRLHGGKDSASPRYIFTMLSPLARLLFPAVDDNLLKYNYDDNLRVEPEWYIPIIPLLLANGGEGIGTGWASRIPNYDVREIINNIHRMLNGEDPLPMLPSYKGFKGTIDELAKNQYVNNGEVAIIDSTTIEITELPIKTWTQAYKENVLEPMLNGTDKVPPLITDYKEYHTDTTVRFVIKMTEERLREAEAAGLHKVFKLQNLLTCHSMVLFDHVGSLMKYESVQNILKDFFELRMKYYVLRKDWLLGLLGAESAKLSNQARFILEKIQGILVIENKPKKELIRMLQQMGYDSDPVKAWKDAQEKDAEEDSGEDDEDKEKEETSGPDYNYLLSMPMWFLTKEKKEELCKQRDAKLTELNTLKMKAPADLWKEDLAAFTEELERLEQKELESQNAMPVVKGKVGKSKVVKVKNETMPTPQGRRVIPRITSTMKVQAVKKEGAKRGKAGKKEAGVVMKMEFDDEADAAADGSEMGLAARLTKKVKKEPAKVKSSKSGKQTTLSFKPVQKKNPWSSEGEESESDMEFVPEEVAPREKRGRKAAAEKKYSLSSSEDEFDDWTKSTKPKRAVIEDDESFNPEPSGAPDSDMDSPPPAPVVKKAPAKASKPKVEKHEASSKSDSLSETSQEPAPKPVKKTAEGATKKPAAKKTSAASKKKATDATQPSILDVLSKKSPKKPKATKKPTAVKLSSDSDDAAPAVEKKPAEKKPAKKRKTALSSDQSDSSDSESGNLMARLKGKSTAGKKAKSWDDDDSFQVEEKVVTSAAPRSRAARTTKPVTYALDSDSDDY